The following DNA comes from Candidatus Bathyarchaeota archaeon.
GGCATGGCAGATAATAGCGATCCCCCCTTGGTTATGGATCTCGTCCACGGTCTCCCTGAGGTTCAGCCTGTAGTCAGGCAGCCTTTTGATGCCGAATGCACCGATGTGGATCCCCTCGGAATTGATCTCTACTCCCGAGAGGATAACGAGCCCGGATTCGTTTAATATCGATTTGGGTATCTCGCTGAGGGCATCGTGATTTGTTAAGGCGAACCCATCGAGTCCAAGACTATGGCATCTATTGACGGCGTCAAAGAGGCAAACAGTGCTGTCTAGGCTCAGTGTAGTGTGGAGGTGAAGGTCAATCTTGAGTTCCATTTGGATAATCTTCTCAGCCCGAGGCCTCTTCGATCCTCTTGGAGACCAACTCACTGAGCTCGGCGATGGTCTCCTTAGAGACCTGCTCGAAGATGGGAGTGGGCTTTGCAATGGGTGTGCCTGCATCAAGGGGCATCAGAGCCTCTGACATGAGTGTGTCTTTCTTTGGGGTGCCCAGCTGCCTCCAGACCTCCTTAGCCTTGAATGGGAAAATAGCCTCCATGAGGACTGCTAAGGCCTTAATGAGCCAGAGACAGTTGTGGATTGTCTCCGCGGCCTTTTCAGGGTCCGTTTTAGTGAGCTTCCAGGGCTCCCCGGACTGGAGGTAGCGGTTGCCATACGCGGCTAGCCCAATTATGGAATCGGCGATCTTTTTGAACTCATACTCGTCCAAGCCATCCCTTATTTTTTCGATGGTGTTTTCGACCTCCGCCATCACCATAGGGTCTACTTTTCCCTCTGGGACTGACTGGTAGTTGCGGTGGGCGAAGAGGATGGTTCTGTACAAGAAGTTGCCCAGGGTCCCTACCAGCTCCTTATTCACTTTTTCGCCGTAGGCATGCCAAGCGAAGTCGAGGTCCCGGTTGTGCCCAGTATAGCTCGCAATGTAGTAGCGGAGAGCGTCGGGATCTAGGCCCTTTTCTAGGTAGTCTTCCTCGACCCAGATGACATAACCCCTGCTCTTACTGAAGACGTGACCCTCCACTTTCATGGTTCCGGAGGCAATGACTGCGTCGGGAACATTGTAGCCGGCTCCCTTGAGCATGCTGGGCCAGAAGAGGCAGTGGTGATAGATAATTCCTGGCCCGATAAAATGGATGAGGGATCCTTCCCCCTTCCAGTAGTATTTCCAGTTACCCCCAGTGCGTTCCGCCCACTCCTCCGTAGAGGCGATGTACCCAATAGGAGCGTCCACCCAGACGTAGTAGACGAGTCCCGGCTCTCCGGGGACCTTGATCCCCCAGTCCAAGTTCCGGGTAATATTCCAATCTTTGAGGCCGCCCTCCACCCACTTTTTGGCATAGTTCCGCGCGATCTCTGTGCCGTCTAGGCCTTGAAGGTATTCAGTTAGGAAGCCCTCAAAAGTGGTAAGCTTGAGGAAATAGTGACGGGTCTCCCTTTTCTCAGGTTTTGTCCTGCAGATGCCGCACCTGGTGTCTATGAGTTCCCCTGGCTCAAGATAACGGCCACAGCCCTGGTCGCATTCATCTCCCCTTGCGGAGGCGCCGCAATGGGGACATGTACCCTTTTGATATCGGTCTGGGAGAAAGCGGTCGCAGTTGGGACAATAGGGGAGCTTGAGATCATTGGCGTAAACGTGTCCGTTTTCCCTGAGGTCGTCCATTATCTGGATAGTCCGGCTGTGGTTAAGGGGGTGGTCTGTACTTCCGTAGTTAGTGAAGCGGATCCCCATCCGAGGAAAGAACTCCAAAAAGTGCTTGTGGTACTCCTTGATGATTTCGAGGGGGGTGACCCCCTCCGCCTCAGCCTTTACAGTGATGGGGGTGCCGTGGGTGTCTGAGCCACAGATGAATACCACTTCCTGACCAAGCTTCCTGAGCAGCCTCACGAAGATATCTGCAGGGACATAGGTCCTGAGATGGGCAATGTGGGCCGGACCGTTCACGTAGGGTAGTCCACACGTCACTAGCGCCGCCCTGTTCAAGGGGTATTTATGCCCTCCTTTATTATTCGATTTGAGTTTAATACACCTCTATTTGTGCTGAAGTTGATACAATGAGCGGATTGATATTTCTTGTGTTAATTCCAACTTGTTTTTTAAACAAAATAATGAATATGATGAAAAAGGCTTTGTGGGGGGTCATTCCTTTAGATTTTCGTACTCGTTTAGGAATCACTTCCTACGAGTTTTCCTCTCCTTTTCGAATAGAAATGACCTTTTCGCGCGCTACCTCTTTTTTTTATCGTGTTAAATGGTTTACTTCTAGGTCTACTAAGGTCCTCAAGGAAGAAGCCTCCTCTCATCGTCTTCTAGGCTGCTAATCCCCGGGGATGCCATCTCCACTGTGTGTCTCAATAGTCAAGAAAACAAACAACAGAACGTTGATCATACTAACTTTTAGGACAATAAAGTTCTAAACTTAGTAGTATTTCAACGCGTCCATTAGGTTCCCGTATATGAGGGACATAAGGGAGAATCTAGTGGTTCAGGTGCAGTTCCCCTGACCCTTAGCGATCCCGACTTCTTAGTGGGGAGGTCTCAGCTATTGTGAAGCTATAAAGGGTCTCCGCCATCTCATAACTAAGCCCCTGTTACTCGGTAAAGATGGGTCTGAGGCCGAAGGGGTCAGACCTGATAAAGTTCCCCTAAAGTACGTGTGGATCACCCTGCCGAGGGTGACTCAGGGATACCTCCTGCTTACAATTTGGTACCGGAAATCAATTAATGGAACGGTTTTCCCTCTAAAATGTTCCAAAAATCAATCAAAGAAAAAACCTTAACCTGACTTTCCCCTAATAATCACGGTGTTAATAGCTATGTTAAAATATTCTGCAGAGATCGGCGTCATTGGGGGGACTGGTGTCTACGACCCTGATGTCATAGAGGACGCCCAGTCGATAGAGGTCTATACCCCTTACGGCCCCCCAAGTGATCTCATAACCTTAGGCATCTATCAGGATAGGCGCGTTGCTTTCATTCCCCGCCACGGCAGAGATCACCAGATTCCCCCTCATGGGATCAACGCCAGAGCCAACATCTGGACTATGAAAGAGCTAGGGGTTGAAAGGATCGTCGCCTCGTCTGCCGTTGGTAGTTTGAAAGAGGATTATGCCCCGGGGGACTTTGTGATCACGGATCAGTTCATTGATCGTACCAAGGCCCGCCCAGATACATTCTATGACAAAGGCATGGTTGCTCACGTCTCTAGCGCAGACCCAGTTTGCCCCCAGCTCCATGACCACTTCGTCGACCAGGCTAGGAGGCTTGGGTTCCCGGTTCACCCCACTGGGACTTATGTTTGTGTCAATGGACCCCGGTTCTCCACTCGGGCAGAGTCCCGTCTTTTCAGGCAGTGGGGCGCCGAGATCATCGGTATGACTATGTATCCCGAGTGTATCCTAGCTCGGGAGGCAGAGATCTGCTACGTTTCCGTCGCGATGGTGACCGACTACGATGTGTGGGCTGAGAAGCCGGTTTCTACCCAGGAGGTCCTTGAGACTCTCCACGCTAACTCTGCGAATTTTAAGGGACTGTTCATGGAGGCTCTGCCTGGGATTCCAGCTGAGCGGGAGTGCAGATGTGGTGAGGCGATGAAGTATGCGGTCCTATGACCCGAAGCAACTGCCTCTCATATATCAACTTGCGCGCGAAAGTCCCCATCTCCCTTTGAGCTAAAGAAGGCAGTTATACCCAAGAACGCTGAGAAATGGAGCGTTGACTAGGCCTATAGTAGGTTGAAGATAAGGCTGCTTGACTGGAATGATGTTTTTATTTTAATGGACAAGAAGAGGCGGTAGTGGTGTCCTTCTCCCTATACCGGTGGGGAGGTTTGATAATAACAGGTTCACGTTGAGTGAGGAAAAATCCAACCTATGGTTCAAGAAACTGTTTCTCCACAACTAGGAGCGTGAAAAGTCCAAGCGGTAATTCTCCCAATTCTAAAAGCCCTGGAAATCTATCCTCTGTCATCACCGATGGATCTTGTTATCTCTTTAATCTCAAAGGATCCAGGCATGAGTCTCTTCTTGATAAGTTCCCAGGCCGCAGATGGGGATTTCCCCTCCCCGCAGATGAAGATATCCACGGCAGCATAGCCGTGCTCAGGCCAGGTCTGAATGGAGATGTGGGTCTCAGCAAGGATAAGGAAGACACTAACCCCGACAGGATGGAACTTGTAGACAAGCTGATCCACAACAGTGGAGCCTGCCTTCACTGCGGCCTTCTCCAGTATATTAACAAGAAACTTGTCGTCATTGAGGTCGGCCTTGCAACCGTACAGGTCCACCAAGAGCTGTTTTATCCTGAGCATCTTCGATTTTATACTTTATACCCTCTATTTGGCTTTACGGTGATTTACCGATAGCCTCAATCGGCTCGCTGCTTCTCGGAGAGCCTGAATCCCTCTCTCCTTCTACATTTTGGGCAGCCCCCCGCCTTGAGTTCCTCAATAGTTGTGAAACCCGTCGATGAACCCACCACTATCGCTTTCCCACACCGGCACCTGTACACCCGGATCGTGGGCTTTAGTTCCCCCGTATATATACCTCCTTGGAATGGGCCTGTAATGACTGGTCTTGCCTCCCCAGTGACCACGAGCCGGAACATTGATGTGGTATTGGCCAGTATTTCAGCTCCTAAATAGATGTTAAACCGAGGGATGATCTCGTCGACGTAGAGTCCCATCCAGTTTAAGGTCCCGTGGGCTTTAAGCATCTCCAGAGGAGGCTTGTCAGGATAGGCCATATAGGCGATCGATGTCTTCCGCCACCTGAGCGCCTGGATGCCCCGGGAGATGAAGAGTTCTAACCCTGGGATGGTATAAGGAGGATCGGTTAGGAAAGTATCAAAGGCTCCCCTAAGCGACTCTGGTAGGGGCTCCCTCAGGTCGTGGAGTACACACTGGATGCTGAGTCCCTCCTCCTTGGAGACCCCCATGATGGTCTCGAGGAGTCTGCCGTCAATGTCTACAACA
Coding sequences within:
- the metG gene encoding methionine--tRNA ligase, which encodes MNRAALVTCGLPYVNGPAHIAHLRTYVPADIFVRLLRKLGQEVVFICGSDTHGTPITVKAEAEGVTPLEIIKEYHKHFLEFFPRMGIRFTNYGSTDHPLNHSRTIQIMDDLRENGHVYANDLKLPYCPNCDRFLPDRYQKGTCPHCGASARGDECDQGCGRYLEPGELIDTRCGICRTKPEKRETRHYFLKLTTFEGFLTEYLQGLDGTEIARNYAKKWVEGGLKDWNITRNLDWGIKVPGEPGLVYYVWVDAPIGYIASTEEWAERTGGNWKYYWKGEGSLIHFIGPGIIYHHCLFWPSMLKGAGYNVPDAVIASGTMKVEGHVFSKSRGYVIWVEEDYLEKGLDPDALRYYIASYTGHNRDLDFAWHAYGEKVNKELVGTLGNFLYRTILFAHRNYQSVPEGKVDPMVMAEVENTIEKIRDGLDEYEFKKIADSIIGLAAYGNRYLQSGEPWKLTKTDPEKAAETIHNCLWLIKALAVLMEAIFPFKAKEVWRQLGTPKKDTLMSEALMPLDAGTPIAKPTPIFEQVSKETIAELSELVSKRIEEASG
- the mtnP gene encoding S-methyl-5'-thioadenosine phosphorylase, translated to MLKYSAEIGVIGGTGVYDPDVIEDAQSIEVYTPYGPPSDLITLGIYQDRRVAFIPRHGRDHQIPPHGINARANIWTMKELGVERIVASSAVGSLKEDYAPGDFVITDQFIDRTKARPDTFYDKGMVAHVSSADPVCPQLHDHFVDQARRLGFPVHPTGTYVCVNGPRFSTRAESRLFRQWGAEIIGMTMYPECILAREAEICYVSVAMVTDYDVWAEKPVSTQEVLETLHANSANFKGLFMEALPGIPAERECRCGEAMKYAVL
- a CDS encoding bis-aminopropyl spermidine synthase family protein; the protein is MQKIGSSSYAPPEDFLRKLAEKMRLKEGEEAIRRVLREIHHRGKVGTKDIARATRLPTPVTAAIRRELEKAGLVARKGGAILTVTGKEFVEVVLGMVAKTKETNDSQEIAPEYEPILEKIREASSRRPNANPKLDQTHATPETALRRALYMLDGGNLAGRNVLFLGDDDLVSVAAGLLRVTKGITVVDIDGRLLETIMGVSKEEGLSIQCVLHDLREPLPESLRGAFDTFLTDPPYTIPGLELFISRGIQALRWRKTSIAYMAYPDKPPLEMLKAHGTLNWMGLYVDEIIPRFNIYLGAEILANTTSMFRLVVTGEARPVITGPFQGGIYTGELKPTIRVYRCRCGKAIVVGSSTGFTTIEELKAGGCPKCRRREGFRLSEKQRAD
- the speD gene encoding adenosylmethionine decarboxylase is translated as MLRIKQLLVDLYGCKADLNDDKFLVNILEKAAVKAGSTVVDQLVYKFHPVGVSVFLILAETHISIQTWPEHGYAAVDIFICGEGKSPSAAWELIKKRLMPGSFEIKEITRSIGDDRG